In Thermus islandicus DSM 21543, one genomic interval encodes:
- the hisH gene encoding imidazole glycerol phosphate synthase subunit HisH has product MKALLIDYGSGNLRSAAKALEAAGFAVAVAQDPKAHKEADLLVLPGQGHFGQVMRAFRESGFVERVLQHLERGLPFLGICVGMQVLYEASEEAPGVKGLGLFPGEVRRFRAGRVPQMGWNALAFQGAFAPLSGRHFYFANSYYGPLTPHSLGVGTYEGTPFTALLARQNLLAPQFHPEKSGKAGLAFLALARLYFQVL; this is encoded by the coding sequence ATGAAGGCGCTTCTCATAGACTACGGTTCGGGGAACCTGAGGAGCGCGGCCAAGGCCCTCGAGGCCGCGGGCTTCGCCGTGGCGGTTGCCCAGGACCCCAAGGCCCACAAGGAGGCGGACCTCCTCGTCCTCCCAGGTCAGGGCCACTTCGGCCAGGTGATGCGGGCCTTCCGGGAAAGCGGCTTCGTGGAGCGGGTCCTCCAGCACCTGGAACGGGGCCTTCCCTTCCTCGGCATCTGCGTGGGGATGCAGGTCCTCTACGAGGCGAGCGAGGAGGCGCCGGGGGTGAAGGGCCTCGGCCTCTTCCCCGGGGAGGTGCGCCGCTTCAGGGCGGGGAGGGTGCCCCAGATGGGGTGGAACGCCCTGGCCTTCCAGGGGGCTTTTGCGCCCCTTTCGGGCCGCCACTTCTACTTCGCCAACTCCTACTACGGCCCCCTGACCCCCCACTCCCTGGGGGTGGGCACGTACGAGGGCACCCCCTTTACCGCCCTCCTCGCCCGGCAAAACCTCCTCGCCCCCCAGTTCCACCCGGAGAAGAGCGGGAAGGCGGGCCTCGCGTTTTTGGCCCTAGCGCGCCTTTACTTCCAGGTCCTCTAG
- a CDS encoding carbohydrate kinase family protein gives MRFFVLGDVSVDLLFFVERIPEPGEELPARRALMKPGGAGGTLAAQLASLGHRVFLAGRVGQDPFADLALSRVREVGVDLRYLQEDPEHTTSSVLILVVPGGERSMVSAEGASRHLDPALFKPRFLDQADAVVLSAYALVGGPSRSYAAEVLEAARRREMPVFADLGTGAVRAAGRELLKHLRGVSWLLMNQAELLALTGAVSLSEGVARLREEGFRHLAIKVGAMGSILVTPEGEELLEPYPVEDIVDSTGAGDAYTAAFAHAILSGRSPLEAGRLANLAGALAATGLGAQGRLLRLEDLEVKAR, from the coding sequence ATGCGGTTTTTCGTGCTGGGCGACGTTTCCGTGGATTTGCTTTTCTTCGTGGAGCGCATCCCCGAACCCGGGGAGGAGCTTCCCGCCCGAAGGGCGCTCATGAAGCCCGGGGGGGCAGGGGGGACCCTGGCGGCCCAGCTCGCCAGCCTCGGCCACCGGGTCTTTTTGGCGGGCCGGGTAGGCCAAGACCCCTTCGCCGATCTCGCCCTGAGCCGGGTGCGGGAGGTGGGGGTGGACCTCAGGTACCTCCAGGAGGACCCGGAGCACACCACGAGCTCCGTGCTCATCCTGGTGGTGCCCGGAGGGGAGCGGTCCATGGTGAGCGCCGAGGGGGCAAGCCGCCACCTGGACCCCGCCCTCTTCAAGCCTCGCTTCCTGGACCAGGCGGACGCCGTGGTCCTCTCCGCCTACGCCCTGGTGGGAGGGCCCTCCCGGAGCTACGCCGCGGAGGTCCTCGAGGCAGCGAGGAGGCGGGAGATGCCCGTCTTCGCCGACCTGGGCACGGGGGCGGTGCGGGCGGCGGGACGGGAGCTCCTCAAGCACCTCCGGGGGGTGAGCTGGCTCCTCATGAACCAGGCCGAGCTCCTGGCCCTCACCGGGGCCGTCTCCCTCTCCGAGGGGGTAGCGCGGCTCCGGGAAGAGGGCTTCCGGCACCTGGCCATCAAGGTGGGGGCCATGGGCTCCATCCTGGTCACCCCGGAAGGGGAGGAGCTCCTGGAGCCCTATCCGGTGGAGGACATTGTGGACTCCACCGGGGCGGGAGACGCCTACACCGCCGCCTTTGCCCACGCCATCCTCTCGGGGAGAAGCCCCCTCGAGGCCGGCCGCCTGGCCAACCTGGCGGGGGCCCTGGCCGCCACGGGCCTGGGGGCCCAAGGCCGGCTCCTCCGCCTAGAGGACCTGGAAGTAAAGGCGCGCTAG
- a CDS encoding phenylacetate--CoA ligase family protein, which translates to MERLARLKEVLRAAQAHPLYQEKLRGVDPEGFALEDLPGLPLTTREEWVAFLKENPRPPEGASLMHLTPSPLLGWMPEYLSQDDLRYQAEALAAHYRRLGLVGKRVLVAFSYHVFAGGWLFHEALVRAGNLVLPHGPGEAARIAEIGRTYGFDVLVTNPSFALKVGQAGGRFPLLLAGGEPFTSVPGFRERVEAALGGVALDAYGTSELGIVAGEGLGKEGLWEIPEMAVLEVLDPETLRPVPDGEKGELVVTALSRTLMPMVRFRTGDLAVAERRGGLTLLPRGVFGRTDAMVKVKGVKLYPTELGPLLAGFGLDPRGFQVVVERKLEGTDKLVLRLKAERVPPGLMEAVQRATGLKVDEVELVGELEGGLVVDRRF; encoded by the coding sequence ATGGAAAGGTTGGCCAGGCTCAAAGAAGTTCTGCGCGCGGCCCAGGCCCATCCCCTTTACCAGGAGAAGCTCCGCGGGGTGGACCCGGAGGGGTTCGCCCTGGAGGATCTGCCCGGCCTTCCCCTCACCACCCGGGAGGAATGGGTGGCCTTTCTGAAGGAAAACCCCAGGCCCCCCGAAGGGGCGAGCCTCATGCACCTCACCCCAAGCCCCCTCCTGGGGTGGATGCCCGAGTACCTCTCCCAAGACGACCTCCGCTACCAGGCGGAGGCCCTGGCGGCCCACTACCGCAGGCTCGGCCTGGTGGGCAAGAGGGTGCTGGTGGCCTTCAGCTACCACGTGTTCGCCGGGGGGTGGCTCTTCCACGAGGCCCTAGTGAGGGCAGGGAACCTGGTCCTGCCCCACGGGCCCGGGGAAGCGGCCCGCATCGCCGAGATCGGGCGGACCTACGGGTTTGATGTCCTGGTGACCAACCCCTCCTTCGCCCTCAAGGTGGGCCAGGCGGGAGGGCGCTTTCCCCTCCTTCTGGCGGGAGGGGAGCCCTTCACCTCCGTGCCCGGCTTCCGGGAAAGGGTGGAGGCCGCCCTGGGCGGGGTGGCCCTGGACGCCTACGGCACCAGCGAGCTCGGCATCGTGGCTGGAGAGGGCTTAGGGAAGGAGGGCCTCTGGGAAATTCCGGAGATGGCGGTCCTCGAGGTCCTAGACCCCGAGACCCTCAGGCCCGTGCCGGACGGGGAGAAGGGGGAGCTCGTGGTCACCGCCCTAAGCCGGACCCTCATGCCCATGGTGCGCTTCCGCACCGGGGACCTGGCCGTGGCCGAAAGGCGGGGAGGGCTCACCCTCCTCCCCCGGGGGGTTTTCGGCCGGACGGACGCCATGGTGAAGGTGAAGGGGGTGAAGCTCTACCCCACGGAGCTCGGCCCGCTCCTCGCGGGCTTCGGCCTGGACCCCAGGGGCTTCCAGGTGGTGGTGGAGAGGAAACTGGAGGGCACGGACAAGCTCGTCCTCCGCCTGAAGGCGGAGAGGGTGCCGCCCGGGCTCATGGAAGCGGTCCAGAGGGCCACCGGACTCAAGGTGGATGAGGTGGAGCTGGTGGGCGAGCTAGAGGGAGGCCTGGTGGTGGACCGCAGGTTCTGA
- a CDS encoding 5-(carboxyamino)imidazole ribonucleotide synthase — MRIGVLGGGQLGRMLALAGYPLGLSFRFLDPSPEACAGQVGELVVGGFLEEGALARFAEGLSLVTYEFENVPVEAVRFLADHLPVYPPPEALAVAQDRLLEKTFMQSLGVPTPPFHPVEGPVDLEEGLRRVGLPALLKVRQGGYDGKGQALLRTEEEAREALKALGGQGLLLEGYVPFDREVSLLSVRGLGGEVAFYPLVENRHHGGILRLSLAPAPGVSEALKRKAEDYAGRALAALGYVGVLALEFFQVGEELLFNEMAPRVHNSGHWTIEGAETSQFQNHLRALLGLPLGSTAPRGYSAMVNLIGQKPDFGEVLRLKGAHLHWYGKSVRPGRKVGHITLRRDRPQDLEEALPRLLFLAQAPAV; from the coding sequence GTGAGGATCGGCGTTTTGGGCGGAGGGCAGCTCGGGCGGATGCTGGCCCTTGCGGGCTATCCCCTGGGGCTTTCCTTCCGCTTCCTGGACCCTTCCCCCGAGGCCTGCGCCGGGCAGGTGGGGGAGCTCGTGGTGGGGGGCTTCCTGGAGGAAGGAGCCCTCGCCCGCTTCGCCGAGGGGCTTTCCCTCGTCACCTACGAGTTTGAAAACGTCCCCGTGGAGGCGGTCCGCTTCCTGGCGGACCACCTCCCCGTCTACCCCCCGCCCGAGGCCCTGGCGGTGGCCCAGGACCGCCTTTTGGAGAAGACCTTCATGCAGAGCCTTGGCGTCCCCACGCCGCCCTTTCACCCGGTGGAGGGCCCGGTGGACCTGGAGGAGGGCCTCAGGCGGGTGGGCCTCCCCGCCCTTCTCAAGGTGAGGCAGGGGGGCTACGACGGCAAGGGGCAGGCCCTCCTTCGCACGGAGGAAGAGGCCCGGGAAGCCCTGAAGGCCCTGGGAGGCCAGGGGCTTCTCCTCGAGGGCTACGTTCCCTTTGACCGGGAGGTCTCCCTCCTTAGCGTGCGGGGGCTCGGAGGGGAGGTGGCCTTCTACCCGCTCGTGGAAAACCGCCACCACGGGGGCATCCTCCGCCTCTCCCTGGCCCCGGCCCCCGGGGTCTCCGAGGCCCTAAAGCGGAAGGCGGAGGACTACGCCGGGAGGGCGCTTGCCGCCCTGGGCTACGTGGGCGTTCTTGCCCTGGAGTTTTTCCAGGTGGGGGAGGAGCTCCTCTTCAACGAGATGGCCCCCAGGGTGCACAACTCTGGCCACTGGACCATAGAGGGGGCGGAGACGAGCCAGTTCCAAAACCACCTCCGGGCCCTCCTGGGCCTCCCCTTGGGGAGCACCGCACCCCGAGGGTACAGCGCCATGGTGAACCTCATCGGGCAGAAGCCCGACTTCGGAGAGGTCCTGAGGCTAAAGGGGGCCCACCTCCACTGGTACGGGAAGTCCGTGCGCCCCGGGCGGAAGGTGGGCCACATCACCCTGAGGCGGGATCGCCCACAAGACCTGGAGGAGGCCCTGCCCCGCCTGCTCTTCTTGGCCCAGGCCCCCGCCGTATAA
- the purE gene encoding 5-(carboxyamino)imidazole ribonucleotide mutase codes for MRPLVGVIMGSRSDWATLRHAAETLEALGIPYEVRVVSAHRTPDLMAEYAKTAEARGLLVIIAGAGGAAHLPGMTAAHTPLPVLGVPVESQALKGLDSLLSIVQMPAGVPVGTLAIGRAGAVNAALLAASIVGLTHPEVMERLKAYRRAQTEAVLAHPDPREEA; via the coding sequence ATGCGGCCCTTGGTAGGCGTCATCATGGGTTCCCGGTCCGACTGGGCCACCCTGCGCCACGCGGCGGAGACCCTCGAGGCCCTGGGTATCCCCTACGAGGTGCGGGTGGTCTCCGCCCACCGCACCCCGGACCTGATGGCCGAGTACGCCAAGACCGCGGAGGCGCGGGGCCTCCTCGTGATCATCGCCGGGGCCGGGGGGGCGGCCCACCTCCCCGGGATGACCGCGGCCCACACCCCCCTCCCCGTCCTCGGGGTGCCGGTGGAAAGCCAAGCCCTAAAGGGCCTGGACTCCCTCCTCTCCATCGTCCAGATGCCCGCCGGGGTCCCGGTGGGCACCCTGGCCATCGGGAGGGCGGGGGCGGTGAACGCCGCCCTCCTCGCCGCGAGCATCGTGGGCCTCACGCACCCCGAGGTCATGGAAAGGCTCAAGGCCTACCGCCGGGCCCAGACCGAGGCCGTCCTCGCCCACCCCGACCCCCGGGAGGAGGCGTGA
- a CDS encoding sodium-dependent bicarbonate transport family permease encodes MDALELLKLNLLSPMVLAFFLGALARGLRSDLAFPEALYTALSIYLLFAIGFKGGVELSKTPLALLLLPALATLFLGLFRPLSGYLLARRLLGVGREDAGALAAHYGSVSAVTFLAALTFAQGVGHRPEGFLPTLVALLEVPGIVVALLLAKRKGGLGEALPEVLTGKSVVLLLGGLLVGAFSGEAGMERVKAFFVDPFYGALTLFLLDLGMVAASRLSALRRVGPRLLLFGVGLALVHGALGVYLGHLAGLSVGGATVLGAMAASASYIAAPAAVRLALPEANPSLYLTASLAVTFPFNLVLGIPLYHALAQALGR; translated from the coding sequence ATGGACGCCCTTGAGCTTCTCAAGCTGAACCTCCTTTCCCCCATGGTCTTGGCCTTTTTCCTGGGCGCCTTGGCCCGGGGCCTAAGGAGCGACCTGGCCTTCCCCGAGGCCCTCTACACCGCCCTTTCCATCTACCTTCTCTTCGCCATCGGCTTTAAGGGCGGGGTGGAGCTCTCCAAGACCCCTCTGGCCCTGCTCCTCCTCCCCGCCCTGGCCACCCTCTTCCTGGGCCTCTTCCGGCCCCTTTCCGGCTACCTCCTGGCGAGGCGCCTCCTCGGGGTGGGGCGGGAGGACGCCGGGGCCCTGGCCGCCCACTACGGCTCGGTCTCCGCGGTCACCTTCCTCGCGGCCCTCACCTTCGCCCAGGGGGTGGGCCACCGCCCGGAGGGGTTTTTGCCCACCCTGGTGGCCCTCCTGGAGGTGCCGGGGATCGTGGTGGCCCTCCTTCTCGCCAAGCGGAAAGGCGGCCTGGGGGAGGCCCTGCCGGAGGTGCTCACCGGGAAGAGCGTGGTCCTCCTCCTGGGGGGGCTTCTCGTGGGGGCCTTTTCGGGGGAGGCGGGGATGGAGCGGGTCAAGGCCTTCTTCGTGGACCCCTTCTACGGGGCCCTCACCCTCTTTCTCCTGGACCTGGGGATGGTGGCGGCCTCGAGGCTTTCCGCCTTAAGGCGCGTGGGGCCGCGCTTGCTCCTCTTCGGGGTGGGCCTGGCCCTGGTCCACGGGGCCCTGGGGGTCTACCTGGGCCACCTGGCGGGGCTTTCCGTAGGGGGGGCCACGGTCCTGGGGGCCATGGCGGCCAGCGCCTCCTACATCGCCGCCCCGGCGGCGGTGCGCCTCGCCCTGCCCGAGGCCAACCCGAGCTTGTACCTCACGGCGAGTCTGGCCGTCACCTTTCCCTTTAACCTAGTCCTGGGCATCCCCCTCTACCACGCCCTGGCCCAGGCCCTGGGGAGGTGA
- a CDS encoding P-II family nitrogen regulator yields MDLVPLKLLTIVAESLLEKRLVEEIKRLGAKGYTITPARGEGSRGIRSVDWEGQNIRLETLVPEEVALRILHRLQEAYFPHYAMIAYVENVWVVRGEKYV; encoded by the coding sequence GTGGACCTTGTGCCCTTGAAGCTCTTGACCATCGTAGCGGAGAGCCTCTTGGAGAAGCGGCTGGTGGAGGAGATCAAACGCCTGGGGGCCAAGGGGTACACCATCACCCCGGCCCGGGGGGAGGGCTCCCGGGGGATAAGGAGCGTGGACTGGGAAGGCCAGAACATCCGCCTCGAGACCCTCGTTCCCGAGGAGGTGGCCCTAAGGATCCTCCATAGGTTACAGGAGGCGTACTTTCCCCACTACGCCATGATCGCTTACGTGGAAAACGTCTGGGTGGTGCGCGGGGAGAAGTACGTTTAA
- a CDS encoding DedA family protein has translation MGAYLVPALVLLLEVGLPFGLFVPGGDTLLLALGALAGEGRLALFPLLPLLFLGALAGHALGYGVGRRLGAGIRKRFPPELLRRGERFLGRFGPSALLVAPFVPGLRTLIPLLFGALGYPLLPYLLLAAMGSLLWTQGLVLLAFFLGQRVPAWLLFSGLLLLALLPLARRKKGRT, from the coding sequence ATGGGCGCCTACCTTGTTCCCGCCCTCGTCCTCCTCCTGGAAGTGGGGCTTCCCTTTGGCCTCTTCGTCCCCGGGGGGGACACTCTCCTCCTCGCCCTCGGGGCCCTGGCCGGGGAGGGAAGGCTTGCCCTCTTCCCCCTCCTCCCCCTCCTCTTCCTGGGGGCGTTGGCCGGCCACGCCCTCGGGTACGGGGTGGGGCGCCGGCTTGGGGCCGGGATCAGAAAGCGCTTTCCCCCAGAACTCCTAAGGCGCGGGGAAAGGTTCCTCGGCCGCTTTGGCCCTTCCGCCCTCCTCGTCGCCCCTTTCGTCCCCGGCCTGCGCACCCTCATCCCCCTCCTCTTCGGGGCCCTGGGCTATCCCCTCCTTCCCTACCTGCTCCTCGCCGCCATGGGGAGCCTCCTATGGACCCAGGGCCTGGTGCTCTTGGCCTTTTTCCTGGGGCAGAGGGTGCCGGCCTGGCTCCTCTTTTCCGGGCTTCTCCTCCTGGCCCTCCTGCCCCTGGCGCGGCGGAAAAAGGGCCGGACTTAA